In Propionispora hippei DSM 15287, the genomic window AAGATGAGTCTTGCGATTGTCAAAATCATGATGATGAGGAAATTGATGTATTTATCGCTCGCATTGACGTTGACGAGAATGGCGAGGAAGTATATGTTGACCCGACCGATGAAGAGTTTGAAGAAGTCCGCAAGGCCTATGAAGAGCTTATGGAAGATGAGGATTATGAAGCTGAATAGGCTTCATTTTTTTTGTCTTTTTGTGTATAATAGATAAACAGTAAGTGGTTTGTTTATTTTGAAAGCGTAAAAGAATTGGCGGGAATTTTTTCGCAAGGCCAGGCGGCGCACACAGCGGACCTATGTAGCCGACCAACGAAGCATTGCGGGAAAGGCCCGTGAAGTCATTATGATTTTAGAGTAGG contains:
- a CDS encoding DUF1292 domain-containing protein, producing MADFENDDFDEFDEDSVVVMTDEEGNEYYYREDMIIPVGEKRYAILIPIDIDDCEDESCDCQNHDDEEIDVFIARIDVDENGEEVYVDPTDEEFEEVRKAYEELMEDEDYEAE